One segment of Erigeron canadensis isolate Cc75 chromosome 2, C_canadensis_v1, whole genome shotgun sequence DNA contains the following:
- the LOC122587898 gene encoding uncharacterized protein LOC122587898: protein MSSSLSSTSFDSFGSEDYDDAIESAVVCAITLAMRVAQEEEEEEEEEEERPRFTRRVVLVCRRAEAQENLMRDYFADQPTYTSRQFRQRFRMHKGLFLKIVGGMEREYRYFQQRVNAAGKLGFTALQKCTAAIRQLAYGATSDLLDEYLQMAERT from the coding sequence ATGTCGTCTTCATTATCGTCGACCTCTTTTGATTCGTTCGGTTCCGAGGATTACGATGATGCCATTGAAAGTGCCGTTGTTTGCGCCATTACCTTGGCCATGAGGGTCGCGCAagaggaggaggaagaagaagaggaagaagaagagaggCCGCGTTTTACTAGAAGGGTGGTTCTTGTATGTCGTCGCGCAGAGGCACAAGAAAACTTGATGCGAGACTACTTTGCGGATCAACCGACTTACACCTCGAGACAATTTAGACAGCGGTTTAGAATGCATAAGGGtttgtttttaaagattgttGGCGGCATGGAACGAGAGTATAGATATTTTCAACAAAGGGTGAACGCCGCGGGAAAGCTTGGTTTTACCGCACTTCAAAAGTGTACAGCCGCAATTCGACAACTAGCATACGGCGCGACGAGCGATTTGCTTGACGAGTATTTGCAAATGGCGGAGAGGACCTAA
- the LOC122589464 gene encoding transcription factor bHLH96-like, with product MALDTALYAQDQIGIWGYDYLLQEDKSFYGLLESNNNIISQNNENVAKSVHANNLDYCSPSSVMQNHNTISSPEICTRGTELVAAVGSRRKRRRTKSGKNKEELESQRMTHITVERNRRKQMNEYLAVIRSMMPSSYVQRGDQASIIGGAINFVKELEQQLQTLEVQQRAMHQHTTIKNNYSSPPLPFSEFFTFPQISTRTQNDQGCGSSVTLVDNRPRAMAEIEVTMVENHANLKILSKKRTRQLLKMVCGLQCLWLTILHLNVTTVDQMVLYSLSVKIEDACQLNTVDEIADAVNCMLGRIEGETM from the exons ATGGCATTAGACACTGCACTATATGCACAAGATCAAATTGGCATTTGGGGTTATGACTATTTGTTACAAGaagataaaagtttttatgGTTTATTAGAAAGTAACAACAACATTATTAgtcaaaataatgaaaatgttGCTAAAAGTGTCCATGCAAATAATTTGGACTATTGTTCACCTTCTTCTGTGATGCAAAATCACAATACTATTTCATCACCAGAAATTTGTACCCGTGGTACCGAACTTGTGGCGGCTGTCGGTAGCAGGAGAAAAAGAAGGCGAACCAAGAGTGGGAAGAACAAAGAAGAGTTGGAGAGTCAGAGAATGACTCATATTACGGTGGAACGAAATCGGCGAAAACAAATGAATGAGTATCTTGCTGTTATTCGATCAATGATGCCATCTTCATACGTTCAAAGG GGAGATCAAGCTTCAATAATTGGAGGAGCTATAAATTTTGTGAAGGAGCTAGAACAACAACTACAAACGTTAGAGGTACAACAAAGAGCCATGCATCAACATACAACCATCAAAAATAACTATTCTTCGCCACCATTACCATTTAGTGAATTCTTCACATTCCCACAAATCTCGACTCGAACGCAAAATGATCAAGGCTGCGGTAGTTCGGTCACTTTGGTCGATAACCGGCCACGGGCTATGGCAGAGATTGAAGTAACAATGGTGGAAAACCATGCAAATCTAAAAATACTATCCAAGAAGCGAACTAGGCAGCTCTTGAAAATGGTGTGTGGTCTACAATGTTTGTGGCTCACTATTCTCCACCTTAATGTTACTACAGTTGATCAAATGGTACTCTATAGTCTTAGTGTAAAG ATTGAAGATGCATGCCAGCTGAATACAGTGGATGAGATAGCTGATGCAGTCAATTGCATGTTGGGAAGAATTGAAGGTGAAACTATGtaa